The proteins below come from a single Biomphalaria glabrata chromosome 10, xgBioGlab47.1, whole genome shotgun sequence genomic window:
- the LOC106062186 gene encoding B-cell CLL/lymphoma 9-like protein, whose product MKERVDSTKMLRDPGINPGINGPVQDSAMPGGLTSLDGVDVKAEIKEEDGRKSSDSRPPSRKIPNGDSESTMAVKTEDNNNKRIKVEKKSDSSKKENGKPGSVGPDSQKASPQPPTPQHPSSGGTTPATMMPSQHGMMGSFEPPFMQQQSEIFVFSTQLANQAAESVRLGQCKSIIQYHMDHPNTKAFLAKNPLKGNNFRQGMPPNMMGGGMKGQPGPGMMRMHNPMQPNWGPQMPQGPGMDDPGMMGPGGMMPNGPYQPGGPGPRMMGGWPGQGCGGPHPHSHGPMGPGGYGPGSLMDMENELMMAGHLNPNISSSQVPDENLTLEQRQHRSKGLAQLTKIHQMLMGVNGQHDGNQPPMGPDGQPCGPSMYPGGPGMMSPQQQAMMSQQQAMMSQGGMMHPHGMMSPQHQHMMAQQGMPPYGPRGPPGMVPGMNGKEQYQAQHDWYQIQREYYMEKQHRMQHMAANRGPLMEPGPPPSYYSSISQKHGGMGPASPNMNGMRMPMPPHGPHGPMGPGMDPDGMGMYGGPPDMCRPPHMGMEPMPGMHGYPPHGMPPQGPMDPGFDPTMPGGMPPVMGPGPPGPGGPRHHGPMRQAHMMGPNGMMPGMKSSSQVILHRAGNPEQFNPETMGGVVPPVTASSGSNNSKPPPSYAQAQKRKRGDDMDDSYAKGNLQQTPSPTKIHYHLSQFEGQELTITKQLNSAFVAGSGGDESNSIGPALGSGSLGTTTPGGHYNSHANSPLHSGPGSNKGPHSNSSQTSSNMANSPAVSTAGPSPHHLPQGPSTPHSSTTTNAGANIRLSHFDPPSISNGVGSAPHTPNSKASSAMSNITSASLANLAKGVENLSNQMQQNMMQGGPFHSIQVQGQMTSSSGGSNSSSNSSSSGSLSTSAATTSSSTSSSSAVPNPNSGVNSQAPSAPSVNNTYIAQNMSISQVNVPPNHPSMNNYVNMQMQCMNAESPHMNMPPCSMQHGGMGPQMGPGSGMMGGGSRPGMSHHMTQSQSMMSSMTPLPGGPSPGMGPGPALPSTPMSATMNPSIPPHRPNSSSSMPPTPPTLSKGSQFTSPPLSHTQLSGSGPPSLSGVTSPSFPITSSSNSSVQIQQKGHNTIQYLPANPPTSQASGTKQRTEIDYSMPRFPSPLHNMDGKNPSSTLQYYPNSSPTGLRGGPPMSSALSAAVAMGPEFANQATIAMHQSASMMRSSSIPDLQAMQNTGPSMPPSQMNMSHGMGHSMGMGPMDNNGHMVGSMMGGPDPMMSISSMRPGHSPGAIRSMPPGMGPGSLECVSPIPGMGGYINNGPSIEQAQAQAQAHAAMMMQGNSQIPSSSPHGPMPSGGPSPLMTHGPMPGSSIHGPMPPGGMPGSSPHHMQGPPMAHGPMSGSMPGPSPHGPMQGPSPHNPMSVPSPHNPMSGSMPPHGHMGHMHGPGMAPVGMPRHPGMGGMRMPSPGMGGMPLGPGQYGGMQYPGYQQDYYSQGPPRGHPRQMMPGMMGGGGQPYGMMPGPS is encoded by the exons ATGAAGGAAAGGGTGGACTCTACCAAGATGCTGCGCGACCCGGGCATCAACCCTGGCATCAATGGCCCTGTCCAGGACTCTGCCATGCCTGGCGGGTTGACCAGCTTGGATGGGGTGGATGTCAAGGCTGAGATTAAGGAAGAAGATGGTAGAAAGTCCAGTGACTCCCGGCCACCTTCAAGGAAAATACCAAATGGAGATTCTG AGAGCACAATGGCTGTCAAGACAGaggacaacaataacaaaaggaTCAAAGTGGAGAAGAAATCTGACAGCA GCAAGAAAGAAAATGGAAAGCCAGGTTCAGTTGGTCCTGATAGTCAGAAGGCATCGCCCCAGCCCCCAACACCCCAGCACCCTTCATCGGGTGGCACGACTCCGGCCACCATGATGCCTTCACAGCATGGAATGATGGGCTCCTTTGAGCCTCCATTCATGCAACAGCAAAGCGAGATCTTTGTCTTCTCCACACAGTTGGCCAACCAGGCAGCGGAGAGCGTCCGGCTTGGCCAATGTAAAAGTATTATACAGTATCACATGGATCATCCAAATACAAAAGCATTTTTAGCT aaaaatccacttaagggaaataattttcGACAAGGCATGCCACCCAACATGATGGGAGGGGGTATGAAAGGGCAGCCAGGTCCTGGTATGATGCGCATGCACAACCCTATGCAACCTAACTGGGGACCACAGATGCCGCAGGGGCCTGGCATGGATGACCCAGGCATGATGGGCCCCGGAGGGATGATGCCAAATGGGCCTTACCAACCTGGTGGCCCGGGTCCACGGATGATGGGAGGGTGGCCTGGCCAAGGTTGTGGTGGCCCCCACCCTCATAGTCATGGACCCATGGGTCCTGGTGGATATGGACCAGGTAGTTTAATGGACATGGAGAATGAGCTAATGATGGCTGGCCACCTCAACCCAAACATATCTTCTAGCCAGGTGCCAGATGAGAACCTGACCCTGGAACAAAGGCAGCACAGATCTAAGGGCCTGGCCCAGCTCACCAAAATTCATCAGATGCTGATGGGTGTAAATGGGCAGCATGACGGGAATCAGCCACCCATGGGCCCTGATGGTCAACCATGTGGGCCATCCATGTACCCAGGCGGCCCTGGAATGATGTCGCCGCAGCAGCAGGCCATGATGTCTCAGCAGCAGGCTATGATGTCACAAGGAGGCATGATGCACCCTCATGGCATGATGTCCCCTCAGCATCAACATATGATGGCACAGCAGGGTATGCCACCCTATGGACCTCGAGGTCCACCTGGAATGGTACCTGGCATGAATGGAAAGGAGCAG TATCAGGCTCAGCATGACTGGTATCAAATACAGAGAGAGTATTACATGGAGAAGCAACATCGGATGCAACACATGGCAGCTAATAGAGGTCCTCTTATGGAGCCTGGGCCACCTCCATCTTATTATTCATCTATATCACAGAAACATGGGGGCATGGGCCCAGCATCTCCCAATATGAACGGTATGAGGATGCCTATGCCACCCCATGGGCCTCATGGCCCGATGGGTCCTGGAATGGACCCTGATGGAATGGGCATGTATGGAGGGCCACCTGATATGTGCCGGCCGCCTCACATGGGTATGGAGCCCATGCCTGGAATGCATGGGTATCCCCCTCACGGCATGCCACCCCAGGGGCCCATGGATCCAGGATTTGACCCAACTATGCCTGGTGGAATGCCACCCGTGATGGGGCCTGGCCCTCCGGGACCAGGCGGGCCCCGGCATCATGGACCCATGAGGCAAGCGCACATGATGGGACCCAACGGCATGATGCCAGGCATGAAAAGCTCCAGCCAAGTAATTCTCCACAGGGCAGGTAACCCAGAACAGTTCAATCCTGAGACAATGGGTGGAGTTGTTCCTCCAGTGACTGCATCATCAGGTAGCAACAACAGCAAACCACCTCCTAGCTATGCACAAGCTCAGAAACGCAAACGTGGTGATGACATGGACGATTCTTACGCCAAAGGAAACCTCCAGCAGACTCCATCCCCCACTAAAATCCATTATCACCTGAGCCAGTTTGAAGGGCAAGAATTAACTATTACTAAACAGCTGAACTCTGCCTTTGTAGCTGGCAGTGGAGGAGATGAGTCGAACTCTATAGGACCTGCACTAGGCAGTGGCTCACTTGGGACTACAACTCCTGGTGGTCATTACAATAGCCATGCAAACTCTCCCTTACATAGTGGTCCAGGTTCTAATAAAGGACCACACTCTAACTCCAGTCAGACTTCTAGCAACATGGCTAACTCACCAGCTGTTTCCACAGCAGGACCCTCACCTCATCATCTTCCTCAAGGGCCGTCAACTCCTCACTCCTCCACCACAACCAATGCTGGTGCCAACATAAGACTATCTCACTTTGATCCCCCATCTATCAGCAACGGAGTTGGCAGTGCACCACACACTCCCAACTCCAAGGCTTCATCTGCCATGTCTAACATCACATCAGCTAGCTTAGCCAACCTGGCCAAAGGGGTGGAAAACCTGTCCAATCAGATGCAGCAGAACATGATGCAGGGAGGGCCATTCCACAGCATACAAGTGCAGGGCCAAATGACCAGCAGCAGTGGTGGCAGCAACAGCAGTTCGAACAGCTCCAGCAGCGGCTCCCTATCCACATCTGCAGCAACCACATCTTCATCTACATCATCCTCATCTGCCGTCCCCAATCCAAACTCTGGGGTTAACAGCCAAGCGCCAAGTGCCCCTAGTGTGaacaatacatacatagccCAGAACATGTCTATCTCTCAAGTGAATGTCCCTCCTAATCACCCTTCAATGAACAATTATGTAAATATGCAGATGCAGTGTATGAATGCTGAGTCCCCTCATATGAACATGCCCCCATGCAGCATGCAACATGGAGGCATGGGGCCCCAAATGGGCCCAGGATCTGGAATGATGGGAGGAGGGTCAAGGCCTGGAATGTCTCACCACATGACTCAGTCTCAGAGCATGATGTCTTCAATGACACCTTTACCTGGTGGACCTAGTCCAGGTATGGGTCCTGGGCCCGCACTGCCCTCCACTCCCATGTCTGCGACCATGAACCCATCCATACCTCCTCATAGACCAAACTCATCTTCCAGTATGCCCCCAACACCTCCCACACTGTCCAAAGGTAGCCAGTTTACCAGCCCTCCCCTCTCACATACTCAGCTGAGTGGGTCAGGCCCACCTTCACTGAGTGGTGTAACATCACCGTCCTTCCCTATAACATCGAGTTCAAACTCCAGCGTTCAGATACAGCAAAAGGGCCATAACACGATCCAGTATCTTCCAGCCAACCCACCTACATCCCAAGCATCAGGAACAAAGCAAAGGACTGAGATAGACTATAGCATGCCTCGGTTCCCATCCCCACTTCACAACATGGATGGGAAGAATCCTTCATCAACTTTACAGTACTACCCTAACTCTTCACCAACGGGTCTCAGAGGTGGCCCTCCAATGTCCAGTGCCCTCTCTGCAGCTGTAGCCATGGGACCTGAATTCGCTAATCAAGCAACCATTGCTATGCATCAATCTGCCTCTATGATGAGGAGCTCAAGCATACCTGACCTTCAAGCCATGCAGAACACCGGACCCAGCATGCCACCATCCCAAATGAATATGTCTCATGGCATGGGGCATTCCATGGGAATGGGACCCATGGATAACAATGGACATATGGTGGGCTCAATGATGGGTGGCCCTGATCCTATGATGAGCATAAGCAGCATGCGGCCTGGCCACTCCCCTGGCGCTATAAGGTCTATGCCACCTGGGATGGGACCAGGCAGCTTAGAATGTGTTTCGCCGATTCCTGGAATGGGTGGTTATATTAATAATGGGCCCTCCATAGAACAAGCTCAGGCACAGGCCCAGGCACATGCTGCAATGATGATGCAAGGTAATAGCCAAATACCATCTTCATCTCCACATGGACCTATGCCCTCAGGTGGCCCTTCACCGCTTATGACACATGGCCCAATGCCTGGTAGTTCTATACATGGTCCCATGCCACCTGGAGGAATGCCAGGCTCCTCCCCTCATCACATGCAAGGGCCTCCGATGGCCCATGGCCCAATGTCTGGCTCAATGCCAGGCCCATCACCGCACGGTCCAATGCAAGGGCCATCTCCACATAATCCCATGTCTGTCCCCTCACCGCACAACCCAATGTCTGGCTCTATGCCTCCACATGGACATATGGGCCACATGCATGGACCAGGCATGGCCCCTGTTGGCATGCCCCGACACCCTGGGATGGGTGGAATGAGGATGCCCTCACCAGGAATGGGGGGAATGCCTCTTGGACCAGGACAGTATGGTGGAATGCAGTATCCAGGGTATCAACAGGACTATTACTCACAGGGCCCACCTAGGGGTCACCCGCGGCAAATGATGCCTGGCATGATGGGTGGTGGAGGCCAGCCATACGGAATGATGCCAGGACCAAGTTGA